The following are encoded together in the Ictidomys tridecemlineatus isolate mIctTri1 chromosome X, mIctTri1.hap1, whole genome shotgun sequence genome:
- the Uba1 gene encoding ubiquitin-like modifier-activating enzyme 1, which produces MSSSPLSKKRRVSGPDPKPGSNCSPAQSVLSEVPSVPTNGMAKNGSEADIDEGLYSRQLYVLGHEAMKRLQTSSVLVSGLRGLGVEIAKNIILGGVKAVTLHDQGTAQWADLSSQFYLREEDIGKNRAEVSQPRLAELNSYVPVTAHTGPLVEDFLSGFQVVVLTNTPLEEQLRVGAFCHSHGIKLVVADTRGLFGQLFCDFGEEMVLTDSNGEQPLSAMVSMVTKDNPGVVTCLDEARHGFESGDFVSFSEVQGMIELNGNQPIEIKVLGPYTFSICDTSNFSDYIRGGIVTQVKVPKKISFKSLPASLAEPDFVMTDFAKFSRPAQLHIGFQALHQFCAQHSRPPRPRNEEDATELVALAQAVNARALPAVHQDSLDEDLIRKLAYVAAGDLAPINAFIGGLAAQEVMKACSGKFMPIMQWLYFDALECLPEDKEALTEDKCLPRQNRYDGQVAVFGSDLQEKLGKQKYFLVGAGAIGCELLKNFAMIGLGCGDGGEIIVTDMDTIEKSNLNRQFLFRPWDVTKLKSDTATAAVRQMNPHIRVTSHQNRVGPDTERIYDDDFFQNLDGVANALDNVDARMYMDRRCVYYRKPLLESGTLGTKGNVQVVIPFLTESYSSSQDPPEKSIPICTLKNFPNAIEHTLQWARDEFEGLFKQPAENVNQYLTDPKFVERTLRLAGTQPLEVLEAVQRSLVLQRPQNWADCVTWACHHWHTQYSNNIRQLLHNFPPDQLTSSGAPFWSGPKRCPHPLTFDVNNPLHLDYVMAAANLFAQTYGLMGSQDRAAVATLLQSVQVPEFTPKSGVKIHVSDQELQSANASVDDSRLEELKATLPSPDKLPGFKMCPIDFEKDDDSNFHMDFIVAASNLRAENYDIPPADRHKSKLIAGKIIPAIATTTAAVVGLVCLELYKVVQGHRQLDSYKNGFLNLALPFFGFSEPLAAPRHQYYNQEWTLWDRFEVQGLQPNGEEMTLKQFLDYFKTEHKLEITMLSQGVSMLYSFFMPAAKLKERLDQPMTEIVSRVSKRKLGRHVRALVLELCCNDESGEDVEVPYVRYTIR; this is translated from the exons ATGTCCAGCTCGCCGCTGTCCAAGAAACGTCGCGTGTCCGGGCCTGATCCAAAGCCGGGTTCTAACTGTTCCCCTGCCCAGTCCGTGTTGTCCGAAGTGCCCTCGGTGCCAACCAAC GGAATGGCGAAGAACGGCAGCGAAGCAGACATAGATGAGGGCCTTTACTCCCGGCAGCT GTATGTGTTGGGCCATGAGGCAATGAAGCGGCTCCAGACATCCAGCGTCCTGGTTTCCGGCCTGCGGGGCCTGGGTGTGGAGATCGCTAAGAACATCATCCTTGGTGGGGTTAAGGCTGTCACCCTACATGATCAGGGCACTGCCCAGTGGGCTGACCTGTCCTCCCAG TTCTACCTGCGGGAAGAGGACATTGGTAAAAACCGGGCTGAGGTGTCCCAGCCCCGCCTCGCTGAGCTCAACAGCTACGTGCCTGTCACTGCCCACACTGGGCCTCTTGTTGAGGACTTCCTTAGTGGCTTCCAG GTGGTGGTCCTGACCAATACCCCCCTGGAAGAGCAGTTGCGAGTGGGTGCATTCTGTCACAGCCATGGCATCAAGCTGGTTGTGGCAGACACACGAGGCCTGTTTGG GCAGCTCTTCTGTGACTTTGGAGAGGAGATGGTCCTTACAGATTCCAATGGAGAGCAGCCTCTCAGTGCTATGGTTTCTATGGTCACCAAG GACAATCCCGGTGTGGTTACCTGCCTGGATGAGGCCCGACATGGGTTTGAGAGTGGCGACTTTGTCTCCTTTTCAGAAGTACAGGGAATGATTGAGCTCAATGGAAATCAGCCCATAGAGATCAAAGTCCTGG GTCCTTACACCTTTAGCATCTGTGACACTTCTAACTTCTCTGACTATATCCGCGGAGGCATCGTCACTCAGGTCAAAGTACCTAAGAAGATTAGCTTT AAATCCTTGCCAGCCTCACTGGCGGAGCCTGACTTTGTGATGACAGACTTCGCCAAGTTTTCACGCCCTGCTCAGCTACACATTGGCTTCCAGGCTCTGCACCAGTTCTGTGCTCAGCATAGCCGGCCACCTCGACCCCGCAATGAG gaGGATGCAACAGAACTGGTGGCCCTAGCACAGGCTGTCAATGCTCGAGCCCTACCGGCAGTGCATCAGGATAGCTTGGACGAGGACCTCATACGGAAGCTGGCTTATGTGGCTGCTGGGGACCTTGCACCCATAAATGCTTTCATTGGGGGTCTTGCTGCCCAGGAGGTCATGAAG GCCTGCTCTGGGAAGTTTATGCCCATCATGCAGTGGCTATACTTTGATGCCCTTGAGTGTCTTCCAGAAGACAAAGAGGCCCTCACAGAGGACAAGTGCCTCCCG CGTCAAAACCGTTATGATGGGCAAGTGGCTGTATTTGGTTCAGACCTACAAGAGAAGCTGGGCAAGCAGAAATACTTCCTG GTGGGTGCAGGCGCCATTGGCTGTGAGCTGCTCAAGAACTTTGCCATGATTGGACTAGGCTGTGGGGATGGCGGAGAAATCATTGTCACAGATATGGACACCATTGAGAAATCAAATCTGAACCGACAGTTTCTATTCCGGCCCTGGGATGTCACG AAGTTAAAGTCTGACACAGCCACTGCAGCTGTACGTCAGATGAATCCACACATCCGGGTAACAAGCCACCAAAACCGTGTGGGTCCTGACACAGAGCGCATCTATGATGATGATTTCTTCCAAAACCTGGATGGCGTGGCCAATGCCCTGGATAATGTGGATGCCC GCATGTATATGGACCGCCGCTGTGTGTACTACCGAAAGCCGCTGCTGGAGTCAGGCACATTAGGCACTAAGGGAAATGTGCAGGTGGTGATTCCCTTCCTGACAGAGTCATACAGCTCCAGCCAGGATCCACCGGAGAAGTCCATCCCCATCTGTACCCTGAAAAACTTTCCCAATGCCATTGAGCACACTCTGCAG TGGGCTCGGGATGAGTTTGAAGGCCTCTTTAAGCAGCCGGCAGAAAATGTCAACCAGTACCTCAC AGACCCCAAGTTTGTGGAGCGGACATTGCGGCTGGCGGGCACCCAGCCGTTGGAAGTGCTGGAGGCCGTGCAGCGTAGCCTGGTGCTGCAGCGACCACAGAACTGGGCTGACTGCGTGACTTGGGCCTGCCACCACTGGCACACCCAGTACTCTAACAACATTCGGCAGCTGCTGCACAACTTCCCTCCTGACCAG CTCACAAGCTCCGGAGCCCCCTTCTGGTCTGGGCCCAAACGTTGTCCACACCCACTCACCTTTGATGTCAACAAT cccctgcatcTGGACTATGTGATGGCTGCTGCCAACCTGTTTGCCCAGACTTATGGGCTGATGGGCTCTCAGGACCGAGCTGCTGTGGCCACACTTTTGCAGTCTGTGCAAGTCCCCGAGTTCACCCCCAAGTCTGGTGTCAAGATCCATGTTTCTGACCAGGAGCTGCAGAGCGCCAATGCTTCTGTTG ATGACAGCCGTCTAGAGGAACTCAAGGCCACGCTGCCCAGCCCAGACAAGCTGCCTGGATTTAAGATGTGCCCTATCGATTTTGAGAAG GATGATGATAGCAATTTCCATATGGATTTCATTGTGGCTGCATCCAACCTCCGGGCAGAAAACTATGACATTCCTCCTGCCGACCGGCACAAG AGCAAGCTGATTGCAGGGAAGATCATCCCAGCCATTGCCACAACCACAGCAGCTGTGGTTGGCCTTGTGTGCCTGGAGCTGTACAAGGTAGTACAGGGGCACAGACAGCTTGACTCCTATAAGAATGGTTTCCTCAACTTGGCCCTGCCCTTCTTTGGCTTTTCTGAACCCCTTGCTGCACCACGTCACCAG TACTATAACCAAGAGTGGACACTGTGGGATCGCTTCGAGGTACAGGGGCTGCAGCCTAATGGTGAGGAGATGACCCTCAAACAGTTCCTAGACTACTTTAAG ACAGAGCACAAATTAGAGATCACCATGCTGTCCCAGGGTGTGTCCATGCTCTATTCCTTCTTCATGCCAGCTGCTAAGCTCAAGGAACGGTTGGATCAGCC GATGACAGAGATCGTAAGCCGTGTGTCGAAGCGAAAGCTGGGCCGCCATGTGCGGGCGCTGGTGCTTGAGCTGTGCTGCAACGACGAGAGCGGCGAGGACGTCGAGGTCCCCTATGTACGATACACCATCCGCTGA